In one window of Ptiloglossa arizonensis isolate GNS036 chromosome 5, iyPtiAriz1_principal, whole genome shotgun sequence DNA:
- the Alh gene encoding coiled coil domain containing protein Alhambra isoform X4, producing the protein MKEMLGGCCVCSDERGWTENPLVYCDGQGCTVAVHQACYGIVTVPTGPWYCRKCESQERSARVRCELCPSRDGALKRTDQAGWAHVVCALYIPEVRFGNVTTMEPIILQLIPTERFSKTCYICEEQGRGSRANVGACMQCNKTGCRQQFHVTCAQALGLLCEEAGNYLDNVKYCGYCQHHYSKLKKGGNVKTIPPYKPIPADNGSSDSSPEKEAETPIKSSSSGKRKSSSSKSATNSKNKSNTSPSLEINGVADDKSSSGRNTPKDNTTNSSKFTTSNFVETIVTQSESVFGHDGTTSTTTAVAAATIKSGSNVNSGHKNSGQTKSNSSSSNKTSSHSKKRKTGARTPTVIGNENSNQSVSSEASGSVVVAVSSIVQQAVSSNNVQTTITEATSLSTTTEPEKSKKLKVESPIQSLANTPISTEATTTPVIMAVTQSQSLVVTQSPTTTSNSIVVSVPLTATSLPNAVQSVVTSAPTLYQQLQQSIITTAATTELRTSAISNSERFTPEEAPIKRSRSQSSDKQEKTRKPKRGSSNSQPALPQSQSQQQQQQQQQQQQQQQQQQQQQQQQPPHPTASSVVTSVSSSAVVTTSRRGGRNNHQTPPPAVTVAPIPSIIQGPTLSSGHFSSVNSGTANTMGPTVKESPPSSPGSESMSSNGPGRRKRKSASAASTTPTPSASSTPTLTNPKEEKDVKLFQNGVSAPHMLGNQLNPTSTMAQKMSDTLSQELEAHSIFTEANNSTTNLVGPQLHSRVIASIRSTQTGAPPTSFSSVFNTTSNTNPNTSTSAIGAGSITGSLGGGAIPQTLDQLLERQWEQGSQFLMEQAQHFDIASLLSCLHQLRAENLRLEEHVNSLLQRRDHLLAVNARLAIPLTTQPSTHPANNIHPTVNPSHPNVPHPDVPPGAAAPVPRVNREPRVNNTYMPHSSSSNHSTTLENGLPPDPSPPAAASLSQYQHRTSLVAPQPSPTIRHSPAGSAYHQGQPSNIVSPAPASNSGVVRNSSVTPDPLRGVPR; encoded by the exons ATGAAGGAGATGCTTGGAGGGTGCTGCGTGTGTTCTGACGAGAGGGGTTGGACTGAAAATCCGCTGGTGTACTGCGATGGTCAAGGCTGCACCGTTGCCGTACATCAAG CTTGCTATGGTATCGTTACGGTACCGACTGGACCATGGTATTGTAGAAAATGTGAATCACAGGAAAGAAGTGCACGTGTG CGTTGCGAGTTGTGTCCAAGTCGAGATGGAGCTCTTAAGAGAACAGATCAGGCTGGATGGGCACATGTCGTTTGTGCGCTCTATATACCAGAGGTACGATTTGGAAACGTGACGACAATGGAGCCAATTATTTTGCAACTCATACCAACGGAAAGATTCAGTAAA ACGTGTTATATTTGTGAGGAACAAGGAAGAGGTAGTAGAGCAAATGTAGGAGCCTGTATGCAGTGCAACAAGACAGGCTGCAGGCAGCAATTTCATGTCACGTGTGCTCAGGCTCTTGGCTTGCTCTGTGAAGAAGCTGGCAACTATCTTGATAACGTTAAGTACTGTGGATATTGTCAGCATCACTACTCAAAATTG AAAAAGGGTGGTAATGTAAAAACTATACCACCTTACAAGCCAATACCTGCTGATAATGGCTCATCAGACTCGTCTCCTGAAAAGGAAGCAGAAACACCAATAAAGTCTTCGTCAAGTGGTAAACGAAAGAGTTCAAGTTCCAAATCCGCTACCAATTCTAAAAACAAATCCAATACTAGTCCAAGTCTAGAAATAAATGGCGTTGCTGACGACAAAAGCAGCAGCGGCCGTAATACACCCAAAGACAACACCACAAATTCCAGTAAATTCACAACTTCCAACTTCGTAGAGACAATCGTCACCCAATCGGAGAGTGTGTTTGGACATGACGGCACTACTTCCACTACTACCGCAGTAGCCGCTGCGACGATTAAATCAGGATCGAACGTGAACTCGGGCCACAAAAACAGTGGCCAAACGAAATCGAATTCGTCATCGTCGAACAAGACCTCGAGCCAcagtaaaaagagaaaaaccggAGCACGTACGCCAACAGTGATAGGGAACGAAAACTCGAACCAATCGGTCAGCTCAGAAGCCAGCGGTTCTGTCGTGGTTGCTGTCAGTTCTATTGTACAGCAAGCGGTTTCAAGCAACAATGTACAGACAACCATAACAGAAGCCACGAGCCTAAGCACAACCACCGAACCAGAAAAATCGAAAAAG CTGAAAGTTGAGAGCCCTATTCAGTCACTAGCGAATACCCCAATTAGTACCGAAGCAACTACTACACCTGTGATAATGGCTGTAACACAGTCTCAGTCGTTGGTTGTTACCCAGTCACCAACGACTACGTCGAACAGCATAGTCGTGTCCGTTCCATTGACCGCAACATCACTTCCTAATGCGGTGCAGAGCGTAGTAACAAGCGCTCCTACCCTGTATCAACAACTACAACAGAGCATTATCACCACAGCGGCTACCACTGAACTAAGGACGAGTGCTATCTCAAATTCTGAGAGGTTTACGCCGGAAGAAGCTCCTATTAAGAGATCTCG CTCTCAATCATCGGATAAACAGGAAAAGACCCGCAAACCAAAGCGAGGATCATCCAATAGTCAACCAGCACTGCCGCAGTCACAatcacagcagcagcagcagcaacaacaacaacagcagcagcaacaacaacaacaacaacaacaacagcaacaacaaccacCTCATCCAACAGCTTCTTCTGTAGTAACATCAGTGTCTAGTAGTGCAGTGGTAACAACATCTAGACGAGGAGGAAGAAATAATCATCAGACTCCTCCACCTGCTGTAACTGTAGCACCTATACCATCCATTATTCAAGGACCCACGTTAAGTAGTGGGCACTTTAGCAGCGTTAATTCTGGTACTGCAAATACAATGGGTCCTACTGTCAAAGAGTCTCCTCCAAGCAGTCCTGGATCTGAGAGTATGAGTAGTAATGGGCCAGGAAGGCGGAAGAGGAAAAGTGCTAGTGCAGCCTCTACAACGCCTACACCTTCTGCATCCAGTACTCCAACACTTACAAACCCTAAAGAAGAGAAAGATGtcaaatt GTTTCAGAATGGAGTCAGTGCACCACATATGTTAGGAAATCAGTTGAATCCAACTTCAACAATGGCGCAAAAGATGTCTGACACCCTGTCACAAGAGCTGGAAGCACATTCTATTTTTACCGAAGCGAATAATTCTACAACGAATTTAGTCGGCCCACAGCTACACAGTCGGGTGATTGCGTCT ATACGATCCACTCAGACAGGTGCACCACCTACATCATTTTCTTCAGTTTTTAATACAACAAGCAATACCAATCCTAATACTAGCACCAGTGCTATTGGTGCTGGTTCTATCACTGGTTCATTGGGAGGTGGAGCAATACCTCAAACACTGGATCAACTTCTAGAGAGGCAATGGGAACAAGGAAGTCAATTTTTGATGGAGCAAGCCCAGCACTTTGACA TCGCTTCCCTACTTTCGTGTCTTCATCAATTAAGAGCAGAAAACCTTAGGCTAGAGGAACATGTAAATAGTCTTTTGCAAAGGAGAGATCACTTATTGGCTGTGAATGCTAGACTTGCTATCCCACTGACAACTCAGCCCAGTACGCACCCAg CGAATAATATACATCCGACTGTCAATCCGTCTCATCCCAACGTTCCACACCCTGATGTTCCACCAGGAGCTGCGGCTCCCGTTCCGAGAGTGAACCGAGAACCCCGAGTAAACAACACGTACATGCCTCATTCGAGTTCCAGTAATCATTCGACGACGTTGGAGAACGGTTTACCGCCGGATCCTTCCCCCCCAGCCGCGGCGTCTTTGTCTCAATATCAACATCGGACTTCATTGGTTGCACCTCAACCAAGTCCAACGATCAG ACATAGCCCGGCAGGAAGTGCGTATCATCAAGGGCAACCGAGTAACATAGTGTCCCCGGCACCTGCTAGCAATTCTGGAGTTGTCAGAAACTCTTCCGTTACACCGGATCCACTGCGTGGGGTGCCAAGGTGA